The Dermochelys coriacea isolate rDerCor1 chromosome 7, rDerCor1.pri.v4, whole genome shotgun sequence genome window below encodes:
- the GANAB gene encoding neutral alpha-glucosidase AB isoform X2 encodes MAAAPERLGMAALVWMALCLAAAFAVDRSNFKTCEQSSFCKRQRSVKPGSSPYRALLESLQLSQDSMKLQLVNEVNKVPLLLELCGLQGNMTRIKINELSPLRPRYEVPDVLVHDPPTTWLEVTGRDENSVELSLGDSGHKLILTGKPFRMDLLQGRELVLSVNPRGLLHFEHLRHRKDSEEPKEPAPEAGAAGKEPEPAVPGDEESSEKSAKSEEVSDRPDRAEEELGSWEETFKTHTDSKPNGPTSVGLDFSLPGFEHVYGIPEHADHLRLRTTEGGDPYRLYNLDVFQYELYNPMALYGSVPLLLAHNTQRTLGIFWLNAAETWVDISSNTAGKTLFGKMLDYMQGGGETPQTDVRWMSESGIIDVFLLLGPAPTDVFRQYTALTGTQALPPLFAMAYHQSRWNYNDEEDVAAVDDGFDMHDIPCDVIWLDIEHTDGKRYFTWDPNKFPQPRNMLERLATKRRKMVSIVDPHIKVDSGYQVHNEIRSRGFYVKTKDGSDYEGWCWPGSAGYPDFTNPEMRTWWASMFSYDQYEASMENLYIWNDMNEPSVFNGPEVTMYKDALHQGGWEHRDLHNLYGFYVQMATAQGLEQRSGGLERPFVLSRAFFAGSQRYGAVWTGDNAAEWDHMKISIPMCLSLALVGISFCGADVGGFFKSPDAELLVRWYQVGAYQPFYRAHAHLDTVRREPWLFGEENKALIRAAIRQRYALLPYWYTTFYHSYRSGLPVMRPLWVEYSDDITTFSIDDQFLIGNALLVHPVTEQGAHGVQVYLPGKGEVWYGVHSHQKHHAPQTLYVPVTMSSIPVYQRGGSIVPRKERVRRSSDCMYHDPYTLYVALSPQGTAEGDLFIDDGHTYNFEIKAQYLHRHFSFASNTLTARSADSKGIFESPAWIERVVILGAGKPAAVFLRQPGMAETRLDFQHEPETSVLTLRKPGVNIGANWSISLR; translated from the exons CTGCAA GCGCCAGAGGAGTGTGAAGCCCGGGAGCTCCCCTTACCGAGCACTGCTGGAGTCGCTCCAGCTCAGCCAGGACTCCATGAAACTGCAGCTTGTCAATGAAGTGAACAAG GTCCCACTCCTGCTGGAGCTGTGTGGGCTGCAGGGGAACATGACGCGCATCAAGATCAATGAACTGAGTCCGTTGCGCCCACGGTACGAGGTGCCCGATGTGCTGGTGCACGACCCACCCACCACCTG GCTGGAGGTGACGGGCCGGGATGAGAACAGCGTGGAGCTCTCACTGGGCGACTCTGGACACAAGCTGATCCTGACAGGGAAGCCATTCCGCATGGACCTGCTGCAGGGGCGGGAGCTGGTGCTGAGCGTCAACCCCCGTGGGCTGCTGCACTTTGAGCACCTGCGGCACCGGAAGGACTC GGAGGAGCCAAAGGAGCCAGCCCcagaggctggggcagcggggaagGAACCAGAGCCAGCTGTGCCTGGGGACGAGGAGTCCAGTGAGAAGAGCGCAAAG TCAGAGGAAGTGTCGGACAGGCCAGACCGGGCTGAAGAGGAGCTGGGTTCCTGGGAAGAGACATTCAAGACCCACACGGACAGCAAGCCCAATG GGCCGACCTCGGTGGGGCTGGATTTCTCACTGCCTGGCTTTGAGCATGTCTATGGGATTCCGGAGCACGCCGACCACCTGCGCCTGCGCACCACCGA GGGAGGTGACCCGTACCGCCTCTACAACCTGGATGTATTCCAATATGAACTGTACAACCCCATGGCGCTGTATGGCTCCGTGCCACTCCTGCTGGCCCACAACACCCAGCGCACCCTGGGTATCTTCTGGCTCAATGCCGCCGAGACCTGGGTTGACATCAGCTCCAACACAGCTGGCAAG ACGCTGTTTGGGAAGATGCTGGATTACATGCAGGGGGGTGGCGAAACCCCCCAGACCGACGTGCGCTGGATGTCGGAGAGCGGCATCATCGATGTCTTTCTGCTGCTGGGGCCTGCGCCCACTGACGTCTTCAGGCAGTACACAGCCCTGACGG GTACACAGGCCCTACCCCCGCTCTTTGCCATGGCCTATCACCAGAGCCGCTGGAACTACAATGATGAGGAGGACGTGGCTGCAGTGGACGACGGCTTCGACATGCACGACATCCCCTGCGATGTCATCTGGCTGGACATCGAGCACACCGATGGCAAGCGCTACTTCACTTGGGACCCCAACAAGTTCCCCCAGCCCCGCAACATGCTGGAGCGCTTGGCCACCAAGAGACGCAAA aTGGTGTCCATTGTGGACCCACACATCAAGGTGGACAGTGGGTACCAGGTCCACAATGAGATCCGCTCCCGTGGCTTCTATGTCAAGACCAAGGACGGCAGTGACTATGAAGGCTGGTGCTGGCCAG gctcggCTGGCTACCCCGACTTCACTAACCCTGAGATGCGCACCTGGTGGGCCAGCATGTTCTCCTACGACCAGTACGAG GCCTCCATGGAGAACTTGTACATTTGGAATGACATGAATGAGCCATCTGTGTTCAATGGCCCTGAGGTGACCATGTACAAAGACGCTCTGCACCAGGGCGGCTGGGAGCACCGCGACCTGCACAACCTCTACGGCTTCTAcgtg CAAATGGCGACAGCACAGGGATTGGAGCAGCGTTCAGGGGGCCTTGAGCGCCCCTTTGTGCTGAGCCGTGCCTTCTTTGCCGGCTCTCAGCGCTAcg GCGCGGTGTGGACGGGGGACAATGCAGCCGAGTGGGACCACATGAAGATCTCCATCCCCATGTGCCTGAGCCTGGCCCTGGTGGGCATCTCCTTCTGCGGTG CTGATGTGGGTGGCTTTTTCAAGAGTCCGGATGCGGAGCTGCTGGTGCGCTGGTACCAGGTTGGCGCCTACCAGCCCTTCTACCGGGCCCATGCCCACCTGGACACTGTGCGGCGTGAGCCCTGGCTTTTTGGGGAGGAGAACAAAGCCCTGATCCGTGCTGCCATCCGCCAGCGCTATGCCCTGCTGCCCTACTGGTACACAACCTTCTACCACAGCTACCGCTCTGGCCTGCCTGTCATGAG GCCGCTCTGGGTGGAGTACTCTGATGACATCACCACCTTCAGCATCGATGACCAGTTCCTGATCG GTAACGCACTGCTGGTCCATCCAGTGACGGAGCAGGGCGCCCACGGTGTGCAGGTCTACCTGCCTGGCAAAGGAGAG GTTTGGTATGGTGTCCACTCACACCAGAAGCACCATGCCCCCCAGACGCTCTATGTGCCTGTCACCATGAGCAGT ATCCCTGTGTACCAGCGGGGCGGGAGCATTGTGCCGCGGAAGGAGCGGGTACGCCGCTCATCGGACTGCATGTACCACGACCCCTACACACTCTACGTGGCCCTCAGCCCCCAG GGTACAGCGGAAGGAGATCTTTTCATTGACGATGGGCACACGTACAATTTCGAGATCAAGGCCCAATACCTGCACCGCCACTTCAGCTTTGCCAGCAACACTCTGACAGCCAG ATCAGCGGATTCCAAAGGCATCTTCGAGAGCCCAGCCTGGATTGAGCGGGTGGTGATCCTGGGAGCGGGGAAGCCAGCCGCCGTCTTCCTCAGACAGCCTG GCATGGCTGAGACACGTCTGGATTTCCAGCACGAGCCGGAGACCTCTGTCCTGACTCTCCGCAAACCTGGCGTCAACATCGGAGCCAACTGGAGCATCTCCCTGCGATAA
- the GANAB gene encoding neutral alpha-glucosidase AB isoform X1 gives MAAAPERLGMAALVWMALCLAAAFAVDRSNFKTCEQSSFCKRQRSVKPGSSPYRALLESLQLSQDSMKLQLVNEVNKVPLLLELCGLQGNMTRIKINELSPLRPRYEVPDVLVHDPPTTWLEVTGRDENSVELSLGDSGHKLILTGKPFRMDLLQGRELVLSVNPRGLLHFEHLRHRKDSFSDKVSSSVGSLWDKIKSLFHREEPKEPAPEAGAAGKEPEPAVPGDEESSEKSAKSEEVSDRPDRAEEELGSWEETFKTHTDSKPNGPTSVGLDFSLPGFEHVYGIPEHADHLRLRTTEGGDPYRLYNLDVFQYELYNPMALYGSVPLLLAHNTQRTLGIFWLNAAETWVDISSNTAGKTLFGKMLDYMQGGGETPQTDVRWMSESGIIDVFLLLGPAPTDVFRQYTALTGTQALPPLFAMAYHQSRWNYNDEEDVAAVDDGFDMHDIPCDVIWLDIEHTDGKRYFTWDPNKFPQPRNMLERLATKRRKMVSIVDPHIKVDSGYQVHNEIRSRGFYVKTKDGSDYEGWCWPGSAGYPDFTNPEMRTWWASMFSYDQYEASMENLYIWNDMNEPSVFNGPEVTMYKDALHQGGWEHRDLHNLYGFYVQMATAQGLEQRSGGLERPFVLSRAFFAGSQRYGAVWTGDNAAEWDHMKISIPMCLSLALVGISFCGADVGGFFKSPDAELLVRWYQVGAYQPFYRAHAHLDTVRREPWLFGEENKALIRAAIRQRYALLPYWYTTFYHSYRSGLPVMRPLWVEYSDDITTFSIDDQFLIGNALLVHPVTEQGAHGVQVYLPGKGEVWYGVHSHQKHHAPQTLYVPVTMSSIPVYQRGGSIVPRKERVRRSSDCMYHDPYTLYVALSPQGTAEGDLFIDDGHTYNFEIKAQYLHRHFSFASNTLTARSADSKGIFESPAWIERVVILGAGKPAAVFLRQPGMAETRLDFQHEPETSVLTLRKPGVNIGANWSISLR, from the exons CTGCAA GCGCCAGAGGAGTGTGAAGCCCGGGAGCTCCCCTTACCGAGCACTGCTGGAGTCGCTCCAGCTCAGCCAGGACTCCATGAAACTGCAGCTTGTCAATGAAGTGAACAAG GTCCCACTCCTGCTGGAGCTGTGTGGGCTGCAGGGGAACATGACGCGCATCAAGATCAATGAACTGAGTCCGTTGCGCCCACGGTACGAGGTGCCCGATGTGCTGGTGCACGACCCACCCACCACCTG GCTGGAGGTGACGGGCCGGGATGAGAACAGCGTGGAGCTCTCACTGGGCGACTCTGGACACAAGCTGATCCTGACAGGGAAGCCATTCCGCATGGACCTGCTGCAGGGGCGGGAGCTGGTGCTGAGCGTCAACCCCCGTGGGCTGCTGCACTTTGAGCACCTGCGGCACCGGAAGGACTC TTTCTCGGATAAAGTTAGTAGCTCGGTCGGTAGCTTGTGGGATAAGATCAAGAGCCTTTTCCATAG GGAGGAGCCAAAGGAGCCAGCCCcagaggctggggcagcggggaagGAACCAGAGCCAGCTGTGCCTGGGGACGAGGAGTCCAGTGAGAAGAGCGCAAAG TCAGAGGAAGTGTCGGACAGGCCAGACCGGGCTGAAGAGGAGCTGGGTTCCTGGGAAGAGACATTCAAGACCCACACGGACAGCAAGCCCAATG GGCCGACCTCGGTGGGGCTGGATTTCTCACTGCCTGGCTTTGAGCATGTCTATGGGATTCCGGAGCACGCCGACCACCTGCGCCTGCGCACCACCGA GGGAGGTGACCCGTACCGCCTCTACAACCTGGATGTATTCCAATATGAACTGTACAACCCCATGGCGCTGTATGGCTCCGTGCCACTCCTGCTGGCCCACAACACCCAGCGCACCCTGGGTATCTTCTGGCTCAATGCCGCCGAGACCTGGGTTGACATCAGCTCCAACACAGCTGGCAAG ACGCTGTTTGGGAAGATGCTGGATTACATGCAGGGGGGTGGCGAAACCCCCCAGACCGACGTGCGCTGGATGTCGGAGAGCGGCATCATCGATGTCTTTCTGCTGCTGGGGCCTGCGCCCACTGACGTCTTCAGGCAGTACACAGCCCTGACGG GTACACAGGCCCTACCCCCGCTCTTTGCCATGGCCTATCACCAGAGCCGCTGGAACTACAATGATGAGGAGGACGTGGCTGCAGTGGACGACGGCTTCGACATGCACGACATCCCCTGCGATGTCATCTGGCTGGACATCGAGCACACCGATGGCAAGCGCTACTTCACTTGGGACCCCAACAAGTTCCCCCAGCCCCGCAACATGCTGGAGCGCTTGGCCACCAAGAGACGCAAA aTGGTGTCCATTGTGGACCCACACATCAAGGTGGACAGTGGGTACCAGGTCCACAATGAGATCCGCTCCCGTGGCTTCTATGTCAAGACCAAGGACGGCAGTGACTATGAAGGCTGGTGCTGGCCAG gctcggCTGGCTACCCCGACTTCACTAACCCTGAGATGCGCACCTGGTGGGCCAGCATGTTCTCCTACGACCAGTACGAG GCCTCCATGGAGAACTTGTACATTTGGAATGACATGAATGAGCCATCTGTGTTCAATGGCCCTGAGGTGACCATGTACAAAGACGCTCTGCACCAGGGCGGCTGGGAGCACCGCGACCTGCACAACCTCTACGGCTTCTAcgtg CAAATGGCGACAGCACAGGGATTGGAGCAGCGTTCAGGGGGCCTTGAGCGCCCCTTTGTGCTGAGCCGTGCCTTCTTTGCCGGCTCTCAGCGCTAcg GCGCGGTGTGGACGGGGGACAATGCAGCCGAGTGGGACCACATGAAGATCTCCATCCCCATGTGCCTGAGCCTGGCCCTGGTGGGCATCTCCTTCTGCGGTG CTGATGTGGGTGGCTTTTTCAAGAGTCCGGATGCGGAGCTGCTGGTGCGCTGGTACCAGGTTGGCGCCTACCAGCCCTTCTACCGGGCCCATGCCCACCTGGACACTGTGCGGCGTGAGCCCTGGCTTTTTGGGGAGGAGAACAAAGCCCTGATCCGTGCTGCCATCCGCCAGCGCTATGCCCTGCTGCCCTACTGGTACACAACCTTCTACCACAGCTACCGCTCTGGCCTGCCTGTCATGAG GCCGCTCTGGGTGGAGTACTCTGATGACATCACCACCTTCAGCATCGATGACCAGTTCCTGATCG GTAACGCACTGCTGGTCCATCCAGTGACGGAGCAGGGCGCCCACGGTGTGCAGGTCTACCTGCCTGGCAAAGGAGAG GTTTGGTATGGTGTCCACTCACACCAGAAGCACCATGCCCCCCAGACGCTCTATGTGCCTGTCACCATGAGCAGT ATCCCTGTGTACCAGCGGGGCGGGAGCATTGTGCCGCGGAAGGAGCGGGTACGCCGCTCATCGGACTGCATGTACCACGACCCCTACACACTCTACGTGGCCCTCAGCCCCCAG GGTACAGCGGAAGGAGATCTTTTCATTGACGATGGGCACACGTACAATTTCGAGATCAAGGCCCAATACCTGCACCGCCACTTCAGCTTTGCCAGCAACACTCTGACAGCCAG ATCAGCGGATTCCAAAGGCATCTTCGAGAGCCCAGCCTGGATTGAGCGGGTGGTGATCCTGGGAGCGGGGAAGCCAGCCGCCGTCTTCCTCAGACAGCCTG GCATGGCTGAGACACGTCTGGATTTCCAGCACGAGCCGGAGACCTCTGTCCTGACTCTCCGCAAACCTGGCGTCAACATCGGAGCCAACTGGAGCATCTCCCTGCGATAA
- the GANAB gene encoding neutral alpha-glucosidase AB isoform X3, whose translation MAALVWMALCLAAAFAVDRSNFKTCEQSSFCKRQRSVKPGSSPYRALLESLQLSQDSMKLQLVNEVNKVPLLLELCGLQGNMTRIKINELSPLRPRYEVPDVLVHDPPTTWLEVTGRDENSVELSLGDSGHKLILTGKPFRMDLLQGRELVLSVNPRGLLHFEHLRHRKDSFSDKVSSSVGSLWDKIKSLFHREEPKEPAPEAGAAGKEPEPAVPGDEESSEKSAKSEEVSDRPDRAEEELGSWEETFKTHTDSKPNGPTSVGLDFSLPGFEHVYGIPEHADHLRLRTTEGGDPYRLYNLDVFQYELYNPMALYGSVPLLLAHNTQRTLGIFWLNAAETWVDISSNTAGKTLFGKMLDYMQGGGETPQTDVRWMSESGIIDVFLLLGPAPTDVFRQYTALTGTQALPPLFAMAYHQSRWNYNDEEDVAAVDDGFDMHDIPCDVIWLDIEHTDGKRYFTWDPNKFPQPRNMLERLATKRRKMVSIVDPHIKVDSGYQVHNEIRSRGFYVKTKDGSDYEGWCWPGSAGYPDFTNPEMRTWWASMFSYDQYEASMENLYIWNDMNEPSVFNGPEVTMYKDALHQGGWEHRDLHNLYGFYVQMATAQGLEQRSGGLERPFVLSRAFFAGSQRYGAVWTGDNAAEWDHMKISIPMCLSLALVGISFCGADVGGFFKSPDAELLVRWYQVGAYQPFYRAHAHLDTVRREPWLFGEENKALIRAAIRQRYALLPYWYTTFYHSYRSGLPVMRPLWVEYSDDITTFSIDDQFLIGNALLVHPVTEQGAHGVQVYLPGKGEVWYGVHSHQKHHAPQTLYVPVTMSSIPVYQRGGSIVPRKERVRRSSDCMYHDPYTLYVALSPQGTAEGDLFIDDGHTYNFEIKAQYLHRHFSFASNTLTARSADSKGIFESPAWIERVVILGAGKPAAVFLRQPGMAETRLDFQHEPETSVLTLRKPGVNIGANWSISLR comes from the exons CTGCAA GCGCCAGAGGAGTGTGAAGCCCGGGAGCTCCCCTTACCGAGCACTGCTGGAGTCGCTCCAGCTCAGCCAGGACTCCATGAAACTGCAGCTTGTCAATGAAGTGAACAAG GTCCCACTCCTGCTGGAGCTGTGTGGGCTGCAGGGGAACATGACGCGCATCAAGATCAATGAACTGAGTCCGTTGCGCCCACGGTACGAGGTGCCCGATGTGCTGGTGCACGACCCACCCACCACCTG GCTGGAGGTGACGGGCCGGGATGAGAACAGCGTGGAGCTCTCACTGGGCGACTCTGGACACAAGCTGATCCTGACAGGGAAGCCATTCCGCATGGACCTGCTGCAGGGGCGGGAGCTGGTGCTGAGCGTCAACCCCCGTGGGCTGCTGCACTTTGAGCACCTGCGGCACCGGAAGGACTC TTTCTCGGATAAAGTTAGTAGCTCGGTCGGTAGCTTGTGGGATAAGATCAAGAGCCTTTTCCATAG GGAGGAGCCAAAGGAGCCAGCCCcagaggctggggcagcggggaagGAACCAGAGCCAGCTGTGCCTGGGGACGAGGAGTCCAGTGAGAAGAGCGCAAAG TCAGAGGAAGTGTCGGACAGGCCAGACCGGGCTGAAGAGGAGCTGGGTTCCTGGGAAGAGACATTCAAGACCCACACGGACAGCAAGCCCAATG GGCCGACCTCGGTGGGGCTGGATTTCTCACTGCCTGGCTTTGAGCATGTCTATGGGATTCCGGAGCACGCCGACCACCTGCGCCTGCGCACCACCGA GGGAGGTGACCCGTACCGCCTCTACAACCTGGATGTATTCCAATATGAACTGTACAACCCCATGGCGCTGTATGGCTCCGTGCCACTCCTGCTGGCCCACAACACCCAGCGCACCCTGGGTATCTTCTGGCTCAATGCCGCCGAGACCTGGGTTGACATCAGCTCCAACACAGCTGGCAAG ACGCTGTTTGGGAAGATGCTGGATTACATGCAGGGGGGTGGCGAAACCCCCCAGACCGACGTGCGCTGGATGTCGGAGAGCGGCATCATCGATGTCTTTCTGCTGCTGGGGCCTGCGCCCACTGACGTCTTCAGGCAGTACACAGCCCTGACGG GTACACAGGCCCTACCCCCGCTCTTTGCCATGGCCTATCACCAGAGCCGCTGGAACTACAATGATGAGGAGGACGTGGCTGCAGTGGACGACGGCTTCGACATGCACGACATCCCCTGCGATGTCATCTGGCTGGACATCGAGCACACCGATGGCAAGCGCTACTTCACTTGGGACCCCAACAAGTTCCCCCAGCCCCGCAACATGCTGGAGCGCTTGGCCACCAAGAGACGCAAA aTGGTGTCCATTGTGGACCCACACATCAAGGTGGACAGTGGGTACCAGGTCCACAATGAGATCCGCTCCCGTGGCTTCTATGTCAAGACCAAGGACGGCAGTGACTATGAAGGCTGGTGCTGGCCAG gctcggCTGGCTACCCCGACTTCACTAACCCTGAGATGCGCACCTGGTGGGCCAGCATGTTCTCCTACGACCAGTACGAG GCCTCCATGGAGAACTTGTACATTTGGAATGACATGAATGAGCCATCTGTGTTCAATGGCCCTGAGGTGACCATGTACAAAGACGCTCTGCACCAGGGCGGCTGGGAGCACCGCGACCTGCACAACCTCTACGGCTTCTAcgtg CAAATGGCGACAGCACAGGGATTGGAGCAGCGTTCAGGGGGCCTTGAGCGCCCCTTTGTGCTGAGCCGTGCCTTCTTTGCCGGCTCTCAGCGCTAcg GCGCGGTGTGGACGGGGGACAATGCAGCCGAGTGGGACCACATGAAGATCTCCATCCCCATGTGCCTGAGCCTGGCCCTGGTGGGCATCTCCTTCTGCGGTG CTGATGTGGGTGGCTTTTTCAAGAGTCCGGATGCGGAGCTGCTGGTGCGCTGGTACCAGGTTGGCGCCTACCAGCCCTTCTACCGGGCCCATGCCCACCTGGACACTGTGCGGCGTGAGCCCTGGCTTTTTGGGGAGGAGAACAAAGCCCTGATCCGTGCTGCCATCCGCCAGCGCTATGCCCTGCTGCCCTACTGGTACACAACCTTCTACCACAGCTACCGCTCTGGCCTGCCTGTCATGAG GCCGCTCTGGGTGGAGTACTCTGATGACATCACCACCTTCAGCATCGATGACCAGTTCCTGATCG GTAACGCACTGCTGGTCCATCCAGTGACGGAGCAGGGCGCCCACGGTGTGCAGGTCTACCTGCCTGGCAAAGGAGAG GTTTGGTATGGTGTCCACTCACACCAGAAGCACCATGCCCCCCAGACGCTCTATGTGCCTGTCACCATGAGCAGT ATCCCTGTGTACCAGCGGGGCGGGAGCATTGTGCCGCGGAAGGAGCGGGTACGCCGCTCATCGGACTGCATGTACCACGACCCCTACACACTCTACGTGGCCCTCAGCCCCCAG GGTACAGCGGAAGGAGATCTTTTCATTGACGATGGGCACACGTACAATTTCGAGATCAAGGCCCAATACCTGCACCGCCACTTCAGCTTTGCCAGCAACACTCTGACAGCCAG ATCAGCGGATTCCAAAGGCATCTTCGAGAGCCCAGCCTGGATTGAGCGGGTGGTGATCCTGGGAGCGGGGAAGCCAGCCGCCGTCTTCCTCAGACAGCCTG GCATGGCTGAGACACGTCTGGATTTCCAGCACGAGCCGGAGACCTCTGTCCTGACTCTCCGCAAACCTGGCGTCAACATCGGAGCCAACTGGAGCATCTCCCTGCGATAA